Proteins from a single region of Ziziphus jujuba cultivar Dongzao chromosome 1, ASM3175591v1:
- the LOC107408635 gene encoding universal stress protein PHOS32: protein MTSPKSPRPATAFLVQPSSPRFPPSSGSPIAGANRKIGIAVDLSNESAFAVRWAVFNYLRPGDAVVLLHVRPTDILYGADWGAMDVSMAATAEEDDEESQRKLENDYDAFTTAKANDIAEPLEKAQIPYKIHIVKDHDMKERLCLEVERLGLSAIIMGSRGFGATRRSSKGRLGSVSDYCVHHCVCPVVVVRFSDDTDGGDGDGDGDGDVKSGNSEFPVVHEDEQEYHDAVEK, encoded by the coding sequence ATGACTTCCCCAAAGAGCCCACGTCCGGCAACGGCGTTTCTCGTGCAGCCCTCCTCCCCACGCTTTCCACCCAGCAGTGGGTCCCCTATCGCTGGGGCCAATCGCAAGATCGGCATAGCCGTCGATCTCAGCAACGAGAGCGCCTTCGCCGTCAGATGGGCCGTATTCAATTACCTACGCCCCGGCGACGCCGTCGTTCTCCTTCACGTTCGGCCCACCGATATCCTCTACGGCGCCGATTGGGGAGCCATGGACGTATCAATGGCGGCGACGGCGGAGGAAGACGACGAGGAATCGCAGCGGAAGCTCGAGAACGACTACGACGCCTTCACCACCGCCAAAGCCAACGACATCGCCGAGCCTCTGGAGAAGGCTCAGATACCGTATAAGATACACATAGTCAAGGACCACGATATGAAGGAGAGGCTTTGTCTGGAGGTCGAGAGGCTTGGCCTCAGTGCCATCATTATGGGTAGCCGAGGTTTTGGAGCCACCAGGCGATCCTCTAAAGGAAGGCTTGGCAGTGTTAGCGATTACTGCGTCCATCACTGTGTTTGTCCTGTCGTCGTGGTCCGCTTCTCCGACGACACGGATGGCGGGGACGGGGACGGAGACGGCGATGGCGACGTCAAATCGGGAAATTCGGAGTTTCCGGTTGTGCATGAGGACGAGCAAGAGTATCACGATGCGGTGGAGAAGTGA